The following are from one region of the Phyllostomus discolor isolate MPI-MPIP mPhyDis1 chromosome 9, mPhyDis1.pri.v3, whole genome shotgun sequence genome:
- the LOC118496811 gene encoding cytochrome c oxidase subunit 4 isoform 2, mitochondrial: MFFRAAWSFVLGKQKGGLGMRKVHSPGDPAPSKGKVPAYTNYYAQRSYPMPDEPFCTELSAEQRALKEKEKGSWTQLSHAEKVALYRLQFHETFAEMNRRSNEWKTVLGCVFFFCGFTALLIWWQRVYVFPEKPITLTDEWKAQQLQRILDMKGNPVQGLASRWDYEKKEWKK; encoded by the exons ATGTTCTTCAGAGCTGCCTGGAGCTTCGTGCTGGGGAAACAGAAAGGAGGACTTGGAATGCGAAAGGTGCACAGCCCAGGAGATCCTG CCCCCAGCAAGGGGAAGGTGCCTGCCTACACCAACTACTATGCCCAGCGCTCCTACCCGATGCCAGATGAGCCCTTCTGCACAGAGCTCAGTGCCGAGCAGCGGGCcctgaaggagaaggagaagggcagCTGGACCCAGCTGAGCCACGCCGAGAAGGTGGCCT TGTACCGGCTCCAGTTCCACGAGACCTTCGCGGAGATGAACCGCCGCTCCAACGAGTGGAAGACAGTGCTGGGCTGTGTCTTCTTCTTCTGCGGGTTCACAGCTCTGCTGATCTGGTGGCAGCGGGTCTATG TGTTCCCCGAGAAGCCCATCACCCTGACGGATGAGTGGAAGGCCCAGCAGCTCCAGCGCATCCTGGATATGAAGGGCAACCCTGTGCAAGGCCTGGCCTCCCGGTGGGACTATGAGAAGAAGGAGTGGAAGAAGTGA